In Gimesia panareensis, the genomic window TGTATGCCTCGACCCAGCAGAAGTACCGTTCCGCACGGGTCTCTGAAGAACTTCGCGAAGCGGCCGTGGGGCGTCGTCTGATTTTCGTCCAGACACATGCGGGCCTGGACGATGACATTCGGGAAGACTGGCGGGCGCAGCTTTCTCAGCAGTTTGACGTCCCCGAGATCTACTTTGTCGATTCGGTTCGTGCCCTGGAAGATCAGCTCGCCGGTCGCCCTGTCGATCCGGAATTCGCGAGCCTGCAGAACATCCTCAGCACCCAACTCGGAAAATCCGAACGTCTACAGGTTCGACGGGCCAACCTGCTGGAACTGATACAGCATGCCATTGATCATTGCACACAGAAATTTGAACGGAATCTGCCGGAAATCCACGAACTGGAATCCTTCCTGAAACAGCAGCATGTCACGCTTACAACCCAGATGTCGCGGGAACTCCAATCGGAATTACTGATCAGCCGCAATCTCTGGGAACGCAGACTCCTCTCCTGCATCTCTGATTCGTGGGGCGCCAGCCCTTTTGCCATGATGCTGCGTCTCTACAATGGTCTGGGAAACCTGATCGCCTCGGCCAGTCTGTTTCGAGCCCGCAATTCGGCCCAGGTCGCTTTGATCGGTGCGTTGCAGGGAGCCCGTTGGCTGGGGAATCGCCAGAAGGAGCAGGCGGCTGAAGATCGGCTGAAACGCATCGGTTCCTTTGGGCTCGATGATAACACACTTCGCGAATCCCAGCTGCTGATCGACGGCTACACCCAGGCGGCTGGTCTGCAGAATCAACCACCACTGGCAGACTCGCTGGAACAATTGCAGACAGAAGCGGCTTTTGTGGAGGAAGAATTTCTCAGTGATGCGGGCACGAAGATTGATGGCATCATCAGCAAGCTGGCACGAAAAAACTCGGGCTGGTTCACTCGCCTTATCTATGAAAGCCTGTTCCTGGCGTTTGTGATTTATGCGCTGGTCCGGATCGGTAGAAACTTCTTTCTGGATTCGTTTTTTAACGAATCACGGATCCTGCCCATCGACTTCTATGTGACAGCCGGAGTCATTTTCCTGTTCTGGACCGGCTTTCTGGTGATGATGTTCACGCGCAAACTGAAGCGTGGACTGGAACAGGAGATTAACCAGCTCTCGGATGAGCTCGCCCAGGCGAAACTGTCACATGGACTGTTTCCACTGCTGGAACAGGAATGCCGCCAGGTTCACAGCCTGCAGCATTCCCTGGAACGCATGGGAGGCGAAGTCCATCACCTGCGTACAGAAATCGCCTCGTCCCGGATATTGGGGGCTTGGAAAGTACAGGAACCGACCGGGAAAGCCGGCTCAGGTTAGCCAGAACGCAGTTGATTATTTGCGATTGTAAAACATCTCTGCAATGCTGTAGGCACTCAAAGATCCGGAGCGACTGACCTCTTTGCCATCAATCACCAGGATGAGCGTGGGCAGCGACTGCACGTTATATTTATCCGTGAGCCCGGGATGTTGATCCACGTCGATCAGACGAATGTGGCTCGCTTTGCTTTCACCGATTTCCCAGTTCTTGTCTCGCAGAGCGGGGAACTCGTTATTTTTCATCTGCACACAGGCAGGACACCAGCTGGCGGTAAACACCAGAATCTGATGATTGGAAACATCTTCTTCCATCTGGAATAATTTGGCTACGTTTTCGGGGAGGGCAGGTACTTCCACTGCCTGCATTGGTGCCAGAGAAAGAGACAGCACCATCGTTGCTGGAATGAGCGTGTTCATTGTGATCCATTACAATTTGAAAAGGGACATTTCGAAACGTCATTAACAATAGCCGACCACAATAGCGTGTCGAACTAACCGGTTCAACCGTCAAAGTCGACTCAAATTGACAAGATTCCAATTCCCCGCTATAGAGTCTTTTTGATAGATTCTACTGTTTCCTACTTAGATGGCTGACTCAGAATCCCCCGTAATAGTAATCCAAATCAAGACTTACGCCCCATCCTGTCCAAGCCTGAATCGATCGCAAATTGACCTTGGATAAAACAGCCTGGATCGGTTTCAATACGCTGCCCGAGCCAATCCAGCCTCTTATCGATTGAAAAGACACGCTCATGACCTGGTTGAAAATGTTCCTGCTGTCGATCATTCAGGGGATTACAGAGTTCCTGCCCGTCAGCTCCTCTGGACACCTGGTCATCGTCGAAAGTCTTATGGAGATTCAATCGGATCAGACTGACGTCAACATTGTCCTGCACGCAGGTACCCTGCTTTCGATCCTGATCTTTTACCGCCGCACCATTTTTCGACTGCTAAGCCAGGACCTGAAGGTCATTCCTCTGCTGATCGTGGGCACACTGCCGGTGGTTGTCATTGGGCTGACCGCCAAGAAGTTCGCCGAACATTACCTGGAAAGCTCTCTGCTCGCCGGTTGCATGCTGCCTGTCACCGGGCTGTTTCTGTTGATGATTCCCCGCATCCCGCAGACTGACAAGAGTTATACAGAGATCACCTACAAGCAGGCACTGCTGATCGGTTTCGCACAGGCGTTTGCCATTCTGCCTGGCATATCGCGGAGTGGCAGCACGATTGTCGCCGGCCTGCTGACCGGCATGTCACGCCAGTCAGCAGCCACCTTCTCATTCCTGCTGGCGATTCCGGCTATCTCCGGCGCGACGATTCTGGAAACTGCCGAGATCATCTCCAGCCAGCACCTGACAACGCCCCTGAGCCTGCTGGCGGCTGGTGCCATCATTTCCGCCGTCGTGGGGATTGTCGCCCTCTGGTTGCTCGTACGCTGGCTGGAAAAGGGGAAACTCCACTACTTCGCGTACTGGTGCATCCCCGTGGGAATCATCATCGTAATCATGCAACTCATCTGAGAGTCGCGGATTTACCGTCGACCTGCCCGACGTACGTAACACTTCAGCGACCGGGGAGGCAGGACAGCCACACGCGGGTAGAGCGTGGTTCCATCCCGCTTGGGGAAGATATCCAGCGGAGTACGTGCTGATGTATCAATCACCAGATTCCACGCTTTCGGTTTGATGCCATCCGGCAATTCAAACGCCTGCGGATCAGGAGAGGAGTTAACCATGATCATCAGGTCCGAGCCGTCTTTGATCCGTTTGGATGTATGTCTCGCCCCCAGGATGCACATCAGGCAATGCCTGTCATGATCCCATTTGACGGGTTCACCCATCACGTTATACCAGCTGACATCCGGCAGTTTTTCCACGCCATCGGATTGCCCTGTCAGGAAATTCCGCTGCCGGAGCGTGGGTTCGTTTAACCGGAAATGAATCAGCTCTTTGCAGAAGCGATACAGGCCCCGGTGCTTATCGACCAGCGACCAGTCGAACCAGGAGATTTCGTTATCCTGGCAGTAAGTATTGTTGTTCCCCCGCTGCGTTCTGCGACATTCATCGCCTGAGAGCAGCATGGGAACCCCCTGACTCAAAAAGAGGGTCGCCAGGA contains:
- a CDS encoding undecaprenyl-diphosphate phosphatase is translated as MTWLKMFLLSIIQGITEFLPVSSSGHLVIVESLMEIQSDQTDVNIVLHAGTLLSILIFYRRTIFRLLSQDLKVIPLLIVGTLPVVVIGLTAKKFAEHYLESSLLAGCMLPVTGLFLLMIPRIPQTDKSYTEITYKQALLIGFAQAFAILPGISRSGSTIVAGLLTGMSRQSAATFSFLLAIPAISGATILETAEIISSQHLTTPLSLLAAGAIISAVVGIVALWLLVRWLEKGKLHYFAYWCIPVGIIIVIMQLI
- a CDS encoding GTPase, giving the protein MPTSEIAQIEMLAAVDGLIQQLTNWSQQPTGWKTAQQCQAVIQQLLPRLDMLRIRLESPLVVATFGGTGTGKSSLVNALIGSYCTTSGRQRPTTTQPVLIAHPDTDLDRLGLDLSQFQVEQKPLDQLRNIILIDCPDPDTSEETEGENNLTRLQHIVPLCDILLYASTQQKYRSARVSEELREAAVGRRLIFVQTHAGLDDDIREDWRAQLSQQFDVPEIYFVDSVRALEDQLAGRPVDPEFASLQNILSTQLGKSERLQVRRANLLELIQHAIDHCTQKFERNLPEIHELESFLKQQHVTLTTQMSRELQSELLISRNLWERRLLSCISDSWGASPFAMMLRLYNGLGNLIASASLFRARNSAQVALIGALQGARWLGNRQKEQAAEDRLKRIGSFGLDDNTLRESQLLIDGYTQAAGLQNQPPLADSLEQLQTEAAFVEEEFLSDAGTKIDGIISKLARKNSGWFTRLIYESLFLAFVIYALVRIGRNFFLDSFFNESRILPIDFYVTAGVIFLFWTGFLVMMFTRKLKRGLEQEINQLSDELAQAKLSHGLFPLLEQECRQVHSLQHSLERMGGEVHHLRTEIASSRILGAWKVQEPTGKAGSG
- a CDS encoding thioredoxin family protein, with product MNTLIPATMVLSLSLAPMQAVEVPALPENVAKLFQMEEDVSNHQILVFTASWCPACVQMKNNEFPALRDKNWEIGESKASHIRLIDVDQHPGLTDKYNVQSLPTLILVIDGKEVSRSGSLSAYSIAEMFYNRK